One Bacteroidales bacterium DNA window includes the following coding sequences:
- the ispF gene encoding 2-C-methyl-D-erythritol 2,4-cyclodiphosphate synthase, with protein MDFRIGFGYDVHQLAEGRRLMIGGVHIPHHSGSLGHSDGDVLIHAICDALLGAANLRDIGFHFSDKDAAFKDIDSTLLLKYVVAMLADNGFAIGNIDATVVLQKPRLSPYIPQMQQALAAAANVSLDRISVKASTTERMGFEGREEGLSAYAVALVFKK; from the coding sequence ATGGATTTTCGGATAGGTTTTGGATATGATGTACATCAGCTTGCCGAAGGACGGCGGCTGATGATTGGTGGTGTACACATCCCGCACCACAGCGGATCGTTGGGACATTCTGATGGCGATGTGCTGATACATGCTATTTGTGATGCGTTGCTGGGCGCTGCCAACCTACGCGACATCGGTTTTCATTTTTCCGATAAGGATGCCGCTTTCAAAGACATCGATAGCACGCTGCTGCTAAAGTACGTGGTGGCGATGCTGGCCGACAATGGTTTTGCCATTGGCAATATTGATGCTACGGTAGTTTTGCAGAAACCACGCTTGTCGCCCTACATTCCGCAGATGCAGCAGGCACTTGCCGCGGCAGCCAATGTTTCTTTGGATCGAATTTCTGTGAAAGCTTCCACCACCGAGCGAATGGGCTTCGAAGGCCGCGAAGAAGGACTGAGTGCTTATGCGGTGGCGCTTGTGTTTAAAAAGTAA
- a CDS encoding DUF4251 domain-containing protein: MKYKKVMIMFRGALLILIAMLCLHPASLMAQQQNSETKAERKERQKSEQNQHYLEARQAILDSAFVVRAESLQFRDGVMYLPVQSSINFLKVEGKMATMQVSSDFLRTASPNNLGGITLKGFLANVKINESTKKQQLFMTFTLQGAIGTARISITLNGNDMAVIDVDGVFSGRAFIMRGPVKLPQEVPVYEGAEF; encoded by the coding sequence ATGAAATACAAGAAGGTAATGATAATGTTTCGTGGAGCGCTGTTGATACTGATTGCTATGTTATGTCTGCATCCGGCATCTCTGATGGCACAGCAGCAAAATAGCGAAACCAAAGCTGAACGAAAAGAGCGTCAGAAGTCCGAACAAAACCAGCATTATCTCGAGGCGCGACAAGCCATTCTGGATTCGGCTTTTGTTGTACGTGCCGAAAGCCTTCAGTTTCGTGATGGCGTGATGTATTTGCCCGTACAAAGCAGCATTAACTTTCTGAAGGTAGAGGGCAAAATGGCCACGATGCAGGTAAGCAGTGATTTTTTGCGCACCGCCAGTCCCAACAATCTGGGCGGAATTACGCTAAAAGGCTTTTTGGCCAACGTGAAGATCAACGAGAGCACGAAGAAACAGCAACTGTTTATGACCTTTACGCTTCAGGGTGCAATAGGTACCGCGCGAATTTCTATCACCCTCAATGGCAACGATATGGCCGTGATAGATGTGGATGGTGTCTTTAGCGGGCGTGCATTTATAATGCGCGGGCCTGTGAAACTGCCACAGGAAGTCCCGGTTTACGAAGGCGCCGAGTTTTAA
- the porU gene encoding type IX secretion system sortase PorU: MIKRHFFTVFLVLFSVMASAGELVQHYQLTWQMIHEQPTPEAPKTSRLFFKGADYGIQYANLPLFSIKVPLENAATAVKAKLLNPQYLPLTPDELMLVDNLIMITPTIEPQSHIAGARGVSVAMVHLLPFRLSMLSGKYEKLVSFDLKLTPVEGLKNTTAAKEYAANSVLANGEWFRISVQETGIYKVTYEQLTQMGMNLSGVSSATVRLYGNGGGMLPEANSEYRPDDLIENAIQMMDGGDGRFDPGDYFLFYGQSPNAWKYNPTALKFDHQQNIYSDYTYYFITISAGTGKRIATLPQATQAATHEATTFVDHKFHEKDNLSVYKTGRQWLGEVFDVQTTHNFSFSFPNIVTSAEHTLMIRAVAKSIVSSSFSVSMNGNNVATIPIQGAPETSQGDYGKDNTITKRLEISGSDVNVSLKYNKSANSSIGWLDYIELNVLRNLVFDGSQMDFRNTDTFGEGEITQFVLGNAASGVKVWDVTSPTDAQQVQTTPQNNALRFRLETPVIRQFIAFDGSQFLTAEAAGTVANQNLHAQRNIDYVIVSHPDFMEQANRLADFHRDFSNLSVLVTAPQAVYNEFSSGAQDITAIKEMMRMFYTRADNGEVMPRYLLLFGDASYDYKDRVQNNTNFVPTYESPNSLSYIASFATDDYFGFLDPNESVSERDLVDIGIGRFVVTSPEEARRSVDKVIHYATSRKCMDDWRNVMTFVGDDEEGNLHTNQADDLAKLIENYYPQYNTDKIYLDAYTQQTTAGGQRYPEVNEAINSRIEKGTLVMNYTGHGGEVGWAHERVLQNSDINSWKNFDKMAVFITATCEFARYDDPGRTSAGEYVFLNPKGGGIALFTTARATYAGSNYSLNEKLYQKMFSKNNGAYYAMGDLIRLAKRESNTLGNGLKFLLIGDPALKIAYPDYEVHTTAITFTETGQVADTIRALSNVKIEGIVTDNNGAVQSDFNGVLKAIVYDKESVESTLGQDPSSLVRTFKLRKNVIYKGQTEVTNGVFSFSFIVPIDIAYNYGQGKISYFAEDGVKTANGYDFNLIVGGFDENTTADKEGPEIDLYMNDTTFRWGDFTNENPVLLAHVFDRSGINTVGNSIGHDITAVLDGDTEKPFKLNDYYESAAKGYTSGTVRFPFSNLEPGEHLVTFRVWDVFNNSSEASLKFVVVGNDQIVIDKIYSYPNPFTNETWFEYNHNQANELTEVKIEIYDLSGRLLTTLQQNNLSSGFYAEPIRWDGTTDSGRRLGGGVYVYRVQIKDEIGRAASAVSKLVIAR, encoded by the coding sequence ATGATCAAGCGTCATTTTTTTACAGTTTTTCTGGTACTATTTTCCGTCATGGCATCTGCCGGCGAATTGGTGCAACATTACCAGCTCACGTGGCAAATGATCCATGAGCAGCCTACACCCGAAGCACCTAAAACTTCGCGCTTGTTTTTCAAGGGCGCTGATTACGGAATTCAATACGCAAATCTGCCTCTGTTTTCGATCAAGGTTCCTCTGGAAAATGCAGCCACAGCGGTGAAAGCAAAACTGCTCAATCCGCAATATTTGCCATTGACGCCTGACGAGCTGATGCTGGTGGATAATCTGATAATGATCACGCCGACCATTGAACCACAAAGCCACATTGCCGGAGCGCGCGGAGTATCCGTTGCCATGGTGCATTTGCTTCCTTTCAGGCTCAGCATGCTCAGCGGGAAATATGAGAAACTGGTATCGTTCGATCTGAAGCTGACGCCTGTGGAAGGATTAAAAAATACAACAGCCGCTAAGGAATATGCCGCCAACTCGGTGTTGGCCAATGGCGAGTGGTTCAGGATAAGTGTGCAGGAAACCGGCATTTACAAAGTTACCTATGAACAGCTTACGCAAATGGGCATGAATCTATCGGGAGTGAGTTCGGCTACAGTTCGCCTTTACGGCAATGGCGGCGGCATGCTGCCCGAAGCCAACAGCGAATACCGCCCCGACGATCTCATCGAAAACGCTATTCAAATGATGGATGGCGGCGACGGGCGCTTCGATCCGGGCGACTATTTCCTGTTTTATGGCCAATCGCCAAACGCATGGAAGTACAATCCTACCGCGCTGAAGTTTGATCATCAACAAAATATTTATTCCGATTACACTTATTATTTTATCACTATTAGTGCCGGTACAGGAAAACGCATCGCTACGCTTCCACAGGCCACGCAGGCCGCTACGCACGAGGCCACCACTTTTGTCGATCACAAGTTTCATGAGAAGGACAATCTGAGCGTTTATAAAACCGGCCGCCAATGGCTGGGAGAGGTCTTTGATGTGCAGACAACCCACAACTTTTCTTTTTCATTTCCCAATATAGTTACCTCAGCTGAACACACCCTGATGATAAGAGCTGTTGCAAAATCAATAGTTTCTTCCTCGTTTTCAGTTTCGATGAATGGTAACAATGTTGCAACCATTCCTATCCAGGGTGCTCCCGAAACTTCACAGGGCGATTACGGCAAAGACAATACGATCACAAAGCGGCTGGAGATTTCGGGCAGCGATGTGAATGTAAGTCTCAAGTACAACAAATCCGCAAACAGCTCCATTGGCTGGCTCGATTACATCGAACTAAATGTGTTGCGCAATCTGGTTTTCGACGGGTCGCAAATGGATTTTAGAAATACCGATACCTTCGGAGAAGGAGAGATCACCCAATTTGTACTCGGGAATGCAGCCTCAGGAGTTAAAGTCTGGGACGTAACTTCGCCAACCGATGCGCAGCAGGTGCAAACCACGCCTCAAAATAATGCCCTGCGCTTCCGCCTCGAAACACCCGTAATCCGCCAATTTATCGCTTTCGATGGCAGCCAGTTTCTAACTGCAGAAGCAGCCGGAACGGTGGCCAACCAAAACCTGCACGCCCAGCGCAACATCGACTACGTCATCGTTTCACATCCCGACTTTATGGAGCAGGCCAATCGCCTGGCCGATTTCCATCGTGATTTTTCTAACCTGTCTGTGCTGGTTACTGCGCCGCAGGCTGTGTACAACGAATTTTCGTCGGGAGCGCAGGATATCACCGCCATCAAAGAGATGATGCGCATGTTTTATACCCGTGCCGACAATGGTGAGGTGATGCCGCGCTATCTGCTGCTTTTTGGCGATGCTTCCTACGACTACAAAGACCGGGTGCAAAACAATACCAACTTTGTCCCGACTTACGAATCCCCTAATTCGCTCTCCTATATCGCCTCTTTTGCCACCGACGACTATTTCGGATTTCTCGATCCAAACGAAAGTGTAAGCGAAAGAGATTTGGTGGATATTGGCATCGGGCGCTTTGTGGTGACTTCTCCCGAAGAAGCCAGGCGAAGTGTGGACAAGGTAATCCATTATGCCACCAGCCGCAAATGTATGGACGATTGGCGCAATGTGATGACTTTTGTGGGCGATGACGAAGAAGGCAATTTGCACACCAATCAGGCCGACGATCTGGCAAAGCTTATCGAGAATTATTATCCACAATACAACACCGACAAGATTTATCTTGATGCCTACACACAGCAGACTACTGCCGGTGGACAGCGCTATCCTGAAGTGAATGAGGCCATCAATAGCCGCATCGAAAAAGGTACGCTCGTTATGAATTATACAGGCCACGGTGGCGAGGTGGGCTGGGCACATGAGCGTGTTCTGCAAAATTCTGACATCAACAGCTGGAAAAATTTCGACAAGATGGCGGTATTTATCACCGCTACCTGTGAGTTTGCCCGCTATGATGATCCCGGTCGCACCTCGGCAGGCGAGTATGTTTTCCTGAATCCCAAAGGCGGTGGCATCGCGCTATTTACAACTGCACGCGCCACTTACGCCGGCTCCAATTACAGCCTCAACGAAAAGCTTTATCAAAAGATGTTTTCCAAAAATAATGGCGCTTACTACGCTATGGGCGATCTTATCCGCTTGGCCAAACGCGAGAGCAATACGCTGGGCAATGGTCTGAAGTTTCTGTTGATCGGTGATCCGGCGCTCAAAATTGCTTATCCTGATTACGAAGTGCACACTACCGCCATCACTTTTACAGAAACCGGGCAAGTGGCTGATACAATCAGAGCGTTGTCGAATGTAAAAATAGAGGGAATCGTTACCGATAACAATGGTGCCGTTCAGTCGGATTTTAACGGGGTATTAAAAGCCATTGTTTACGACAAAGAATCGGTGGAAAGTACGCTGGGACAAGACCCTTCGAGCCTGGTGCGCACTTTCAAACTGCGCAAAAATGTAATTTACAAAGGACAGACCGAGGTGACGAACGGCGTTTTCTCTTTCAGTTTTATCGTTCCCATCGACATAGCCTACAATTACGGACAGGGCAAAATCAGCTATTTTGCCGAAGACGGCGTGAAAACGGCCAATGGATATGATTTTAACCTTATCGTTGGCGGTTTCGACGAAAACACCACAGCCGATAAAGAGGGTCCGGAGATAGACCTTTATATGAACGACACCACCTTCCGCTGGGGCGACTTTACCAACGAAAACCCTGTGCTACTGGCGCACGTATTCGACCGAAGCGGTATAAACACTGTGGGCAACAGCATTGGTCACGACATTACCGCTGTGCTCGACGGAGATACTGAAAAGCCTTTTAAACTAAACGATTATTATGAGTCGGCTGCCAAAGGTTACACCAGCGGCACGGTGCGTTTCCCTTTTAGCAACCTGGAACCGGGCGAGCATTTGGTTACTTTCAGGGTGTGGGATGTTTTTAATAACTCCTCCGAAGCATCGCTTAAATTTGTTGTGGTGGGTAACGATCAGATCGTTATTGATAAAATCTACAGCTATCCAAATCCTTTTACCAACGAAACCTGGTTTGAGTACAATCACAATCAGGCCAACGAGCTTACAGAAGTGAAAATAGAAATTTACGACCTCAGCGGCCGGCTGTTGACTACCTTGCAACAAAACAACCTGAGCAGTGGTTTCTATGCCGAGCCTATCCGTTGGGACGGCACCACCGACAGTGGCCGGCGCCTGGGTGGCGGCGTGTATGTGTACAGGGTGCAAATTAAAGATGAAATCGGACGTGCGGCCTCTGCGGTAAGTAAACTCGTGATTGCACGTTAG
- the porU gene encoding type IX secretion system sortase PorU yields the protein MKIFYKPLLLLILFTAAFDADSQTVSEHHLLQWNAPVPWVASAKESTELVLNFDEATFVDSFGLLPVFTRRIPMDENTERLNFELKNVQYAPVAADMDLIEDTQLITDAPQHLEQIAVTRGERHTIFRLMPLRFNATSGNFEKIISFDLSWEVSPYGANIRVKHDSIPDYADNSVLATGVWFKIGILTDGIYKVTYDHLQQLGVAGSVPSSAIAVYGNGGGMLPQLNDVFRYDDLQENAIEMFDDGDGSFDAGDYFVFYGQSPHAWNYNNMKQAYEYSLNKFSDTAFYYVTTSATAGKRIEVQPQQILSAENIVTTYDDFATHEIDSINLIRSGREWYGETFSEQLSYDFFFPFPHRDVSSNTYISTDFAARSAITSKFVICANGDSVYYDNVSYVVMNSATKYANVSNKARWFEINDTPDVTINISYLRPDNFSTGWLNFVTVNVTSHLVYDGKFFSFRNRLQAIPNRVSQYVIGNAETNFNVWNITNPLLPCQMATTFDDGVCKFIIQSETINEFVGFTANDYRSPQLMGSVENQNLHQLGAADFVIVTHPLFLPQAERLKALHEEVDNMVVHVVTTDQIYNEFGSGIADPSAIRDFVRMIYYRSPEAPKLKYLLLFGDASYDPKNRVGENQNMVPTFAARNSHWYAGSFATDDFFGMMDPGEGLESSGSIDLGIGRFPVVTQRQATDMVDKVERYMRLNSKNQGAWRNQLCFMADDGNGNLHVMQADTILVRNIMRKNRDVNINKIYIDAYPLESTANGNTFPQANKAFNDQMQEGALIVNYTGHGGETGLTGEGVVEITDILSWKNYERLPLVITATCEFSRFDNPALTSAGELVLLNPHGGGIALLTTVRVAFASVNLILNKRIYDTLFMIHGGNDIRFGDLIMKSKLPTSSSLLNFVLLGDPALRLAMPQHDIITDSINGQPAIHFKDTLSANSTITISGHVQQHNSPGMVLTDFNGTIYPVLYDKPEDVTTLGSAHDSYPYTFKLQNTILCQGKASVKNGRFTYTFMLPRDIDYNFGYGKLSYYAVDSTRDASGYFSGVMVGGTPQNAQADTEGPDIKMFLNDSTFLPGTAINPEPLFLARLSDPSGINATGTGIGHDIVLTIDGNTYHSIILNHLFDPELDDHSSGNIALPLGPLSNGMHTLRLRAWDMYNNSSEKTLEFFVSDSIGVSLLNVFNFPNPFRDGTWFTFRHNQFEGNLTATVEIYDFYGKLVKTLESQTVSTSGYAIEPIYWDGTSRGGEKLAAGMYIYRMRVGNFKGQFTERVQKLIITD from the coding sequence ATGAAAATTTTTTATAAACCTTTGCTGCTGCTGATTTTGTTCACGGCAGCTTTTGATGCCGACAGCCAGACGGTTTCTGAGCATCACCTTTTGCAGTGGAACGCTCCGGTGCCGTGGGTTGCTTCTGCAAAAGAATCGACGGAGCTGGTACTGAATTTCGACGAGGCTACCTTTGTTGACAGCTTCGGACTGCTGCCCGTTTTTACCCGGCGCATCCCGATGGACGAAAATACAGAGCGTCTTAATTTTGAATTAAAAAATGTGCAATATGCTCCCGTAGCTGCGGATATGGATTTGATCGAAGACACGCAACTGATCACTGACGCACCACAACATTTGGAGCAGATTGCCGTGACACGTGGCGAGCGGCACACCATTTTCCGGTTGATGCCACTGCGCTTCAATGCAACCTCCGGCAATTTCGAAAAGATAATCTCATTTGATCTTTCATGGGAGGTGTCGCCTTACGGAGCAAATATCCGCGTAAAGCACGATTCCATCCCTGACTATGCCGACAATTCGGTGCTGGCCACCGGAGTGTGGTTTAAAATCGGCATCCTCACCGATGGTATTTATAAAGTTACCTACGATCATTTGCAACAGCTCGGTGTGGCGGGTAGCGTTCCCTCTTCGGCAATAGCTGTGTATGGCAATGGTGGCGGCATGTTGCCGCAGCTCAACGATGTGTTTCGCTACGACGACTTGCAGGAAAATGCCATCGAAATGTTCGACGACGGCGATGGCTCCTTCGATGCCGGCGACTACTTCGTTTTCTATGGGCAATCGCCACATGCCTGGAACTACAACAATATGAAGCAGGCTTATGAATATTCGCTGAATAAGTTTTCGGACACAGCCTTTTATTATGTTACCACCTCAGCCACTGCGGGTAAACGTATTGAGGTGCAGCCGCAACAGATCCTGTCGGCCGAAAATATTGTAACTACCTACGATGATTTTGCCACGCACGAAATCGACTCCATCAATCTTATCCGATCGGGCCGCGAATGGTACGGCGAAACCTTTAGCGAACAGTTGAGCTACGACTTCTTCTTCCCTTTCCCGCACCGCGACGTAAGCTCCAACACCTACATCAGTACCGACTTTGCCGCGCGCTCAGCAATCACTAGTAAATTTGTGATCTGTGCAAACGGCGACTCCGTTTATTACGACAACGTGAGTTACGTTGTTATGAATTCGGCTACCAAATATGCCAACGTTTCTAACAAAGCGCGTTGGTTTGAAATTAACGACACACCCGACGTAACCATTAACATCAGCTACCTCAGGCCCGACAATTTTTCGACGGGATGGTTGAATTTTGTTACCGTAAATGTTACGAGTCATTTGGTGTACGATGGTAAATTCTTCTCGTTCAGAAATCGCCTGCAGGCAATTCCAAATCGTGTGAGCCAGTATGTAATTGGTAATGCCGAAACGAATTTTAATGTTTGGAATATCACCAATCCATTGTTGCCCTGCCAGATGGCTACCACTTTTGATGATGGCGTGTGCAAATTCATCATTCAATCCGAAACCATCAATGAATTTGTAGGCTTTACGGCCAATGATTATCGTTCGCCGCAATTGATGGGTTCTGTCGAAAACCAAAATCTGCATCAACTTGGCGCTGCTGATTTTGTCATCGTCACCCATCCGCTGTTTTTGCCGCAGGCCGAGCGGCTCAAAGCACTTCACGAAGAGGTGGATAATATGGTGGTTCATGTGGTAACTACCGACCAGATTTATAATGAGTTTGGTTCGGGAATAGCCGACCCGTCAGCTATCCGGGATTTTGTTAGGATGATTTATTACCGCTCGCCGGAAGCGCCAAAGCTCAAGTATCTGTTGCTCTTTGGCGACGCTTCCTATGATCCCAAAAACCGTGTTGGCGAGAATCAAAATATGGTTCCTACGTTTGCTGCCAGAAATTCGCACTGGTATGCCGGCTCTTTTGCCACCGACGACTTTTTTGGTATGATGGATCCGGGTGAAGGTCTGGAATCGTCGGGGAGCATCGACCTGGGCATAGGAAGATTTCCGGTGGTTACGCAACGACAGGCTACCGATATGGTGGACAAAGTAGAAAGATACATGCGTCTTAACAGCAAAAATCAGGGCGCCTGGCGCAACCAATTGTGCTTTATGGCCGACGATGGAAATGGCAACCTGCACGTGATGCAAGCCGATACCATCCTGGTGCGCAACATCATGCGTAAAAACCGCGATGTGAACATCAACAAAATTTATATAGATGCCTATCCGCTCGAAAGCACCGCCAACGGAAACACTTTTCCGCAGGCCAACAAAGCTTTCAACGATCAGATGCAGGAAGGCGCTTTGATAGTGAATTATACCGGTCATGGCGGCGAAACCGGTCTTACCGGCGAAGGAGTGGTAGAGATCACTGACATACTCTCCTGGAAAAACTACGAGCGGCTGCCGCTCGTAATTACAGCTACGTGCGAGTTTAGCCGTTTTGATAATCCCGCACTCACCTCCGCCGGCGAGCTGGTGCTGCTCAATCCGCACGGTGGGGGCATCGCATTGCTGACAACGGTGCGCGTTGCTTTTGCAAGCGTGAACCTGATCCTCAACAAGCGCATTTACGACACCCTTTTTATGATACACGGCGGCAACGATATCCGCTTTGGGGATTTGATTATGAAATCGAAACTGCCGACCAGCTCCAGTCTTTTAAACTTTGTGCTGCTCGGCGATCCTGCACTCAGATTGGCAATGCCTCAGCACGACATCATCACTGATTCCATCAACGGACAGCCGGCTATTCATTTTAAAGATACGTTGAGCGCCAATAGCACCATCACCATCAGCGGGCATGTGCAGCAACATAATTCTCCTGGAATGGTGCTTACCGATTTTAACGGAACCATCTACCCGGTGCTTTACGACAAACCTGAGGATGTTACCACATTGGGCTCAGCACACGATAGCTATCCGTACACTTTTAAATTACAAAATACCATCCTGTGTCAGGGAAAAGCCAGCGTCAAAAACGGAAGATTTACCTACACATTCATGCTCCCGCGCGACATCGACTATAATTTTGGCTACGGAAAGCTGAGCTATTATGCTGTTGACAGCACGCGCGATGCCAGTGGCTACTTTTCAGGAGTGATGGTGGGCGGCACGCCGCAAAATGCACAAGCCGACACGGAAGGCCCCGACATCAAAATGTTTCTTAACGACAGCACTTTTTTACCCGGAACGGCCATCAATCCTGAGCCACTGTTTCTGGCGCGTCTTTCCGACCCGTCGGGCATCAACGCTACCGGTACCGGCATTGGACACGACATTGTGCTTACCATCGATGGAAATACTTATCACTCGATAATCCTCAACCATCTTTTTGATCCCGAACTGGACGACCACAGCAGCGGAAACATTGCACTGCCGCTCGGGCCATTATCCAACGGGATGCACACGCTGCGTTTGCGCGCCTGGGATATGTATAACAATTCTTCGGAAAAGACACTGGAGTTTTTTGTCTCAGACAGTATTGGCGTAAGCCTGCTCAATGTTTTTAACTTTCCCAACCCATTCCGCGACGGGACCTGGTTTACCTTCCGCCACAATCAATTCGAAGGAAATCTGACGGCTACTGTCGAAATTTACGATTTTTATGGTAAGTTGGTAAAAACGCTGGAATCGCAAACAGTTTCCACAAGCGGCTATGCTATCGAACCCATTTACTGGGACGGCACCAGCCGCGGCGGCGAGAAGCTGGCGGCGGGCATGTACATATATCGCATGCGCGTCGGCAACTTCAAAGGCCAGTTTACCGAACGGGTGCAAAAACTCATTATTACAGACTAA
- the porV gene encoding type IX secretion system outer membrane channel protein PorV, whose product MIKKTLVVVTACLMLTNLAWSQGNEKPNYLGQTNTITTAVPFLLIASDARSGAMGDVGAATTPDAASMHWNPAKYAFIESKAGFSASYSPWLRALVSDINLAYVSGFYRIDDKQTVAASLLYFTLGDIQFTNIEGGLIGNYRPNEFSVDATYSRKFSETWSGAVAARYIHSNLTQGVSVSGQATKPGQSVAADIAVYHQRELDWSNFEYAEFALGINISNIGSKISYSDATTQKDFIPTNLRIGPRLTLDLDDYNRLSFMLDVNKLLVPTPPDYFPDSTNAEGFPVIRGGMNPDVGPIEGVFQSWYDAPGGFEEELREFYFATGVEYWYNKVFAVRGGFFYENKNKGNRKYFTLGAGLKYNVFGLDFSYLIPLEQQNPLENTLRFTLSFDFADF is encoded by the coding sequence ATGATTAAAAAAACCCTTGTAGTCGTTACTGCATGTTTGATGCTGACAAACCTGGCCTGGTCGCAGGGTAATGAGAAACCCAACTATCTCGGGCAAACCAACACCATCACTACGGCAGTGCCATTTCTGCTGATAGCCTCCGATGCCCGTTCGGGTGCCATGGGCGATGTTGGTGCTGCCACCACGCCCGATGCCGCCTCCATGCACTGGAATCCTGCCAAATACGCTTTTATCGAATCCAAAGCCGGCTTCTCGGCATCGTACAGCCCGTGGCTGCGTGCATTGGTCAGCGACATCAACCTGGCCTATGTGTCAGGCTTTTATCGTATCGACGACAAGCAAACGGTTGCGGCTTCGTTGCTTTATTTTACTTTGGGTGATATTCAATTTACCAACATCGAAGGTGGACTCATTGGCAACTACCGGCCCAACGAGTTTTCGGTGGATGCTACCTACAGCCGTAAATTCTCCGAAACCTGGTCAGGAGCCGTCGCCGCTCGCTACATCCACTCTAACCTTACACAGGGCGTGAGTGTTTCAGGACAGGCTACCAAGCCCGGACAGTCAGTGGCAGCCGACATTGCGGTGTATCATCAGCGCGAACTCGACTGGAGCAACTTTGAATATGCCGAATTTGCTTTGGGTATTAATATTTCCAATATCGGATCTAAAATTTCATACTCTGATGCTACCACCCAAAAAGATTTTATTCCTACCAACCTGCGTATCGGGCCGCGCCTGACACTCGACCTGGACGATTATAATCGGTTGTCCTTTATGCTTGATGTAAACAAGCTGTTGGTACCCACCCCGCCAGATTATTTCCCTGACTCGACCAATGCTGAAGGATTTCCGGTAATCCGAGGCGGTATGAATCCGGATGTAGGCCCTATCGAAGGTGTATTCCAGTCGTGGTACGATGCGCCCGGCGGCTTCGAGGAAGAGTTGCGTGAATTTTATTTCGCCACAGGCGTCGAATACTGGTACAACAAGGTTTTCGCTGTTCGTGGTGGTTTCTTTTATGAAAATAAAAACAAAGGAAATCGTAAATATTTCACTCTGGGAGCAGGGCTCAAGTACAATGTGTTTGGATTGGATTTCTCTTATTTGATTCCGTTGGAGCAACAAAACCCATTGGAAAACACATTGCGTTTTACCCTTAGCTTCGACTTTGCTGATTTTTAG
- a CDS encoding lipid A deacylase LpxR family protein — MLTIVCSPVAKELVPVLQHWFYGIFVDMFDWLSKLYLHFAFLAAFVLCTAFVSAQGFQRYLVPEEVIDYPQRLQVLWANDFFFLTDRYYTNGVEIEYHRQQLGNSVLSRLLFDPLVDSKPIYSLVLKHEIYTPRNVLGDPSFNDRPYAGVLLLGFKGAFYDVDHQYVLSSTIQAGLLGRWAGGQFVQNGIHFLLPASEPIPGWDFQIHQDVLLSYLVDYQKLLLDRGDFQIDALAATSLGLPLTDFSGGIRLRYGKGVTFFTPQHLLSVEGMQYNFFAEASARYVVYDATLQGGVFNRGSPHTIEIINPLLAQVKAGASFRYHKVITEIGGQWVSSKFENALSHKWGYFVIGFLF, encoded by the coding sequence GTGTTAACAATTGTTTGCAGTCCTGTTGCGAAAGAACTTGTTCCGGTTTTACAGCATTGGTTTTATGGTATTTTTGTGGACATGTTCGATTGGCTATCAAAACTTTATCTTCATTTCGCTTTTCTTGCTGCATTCGTGCTTTGCACCGCTTTCGTTTCTGCACAAGGATTTCAGCGCTACCTGGTGCCCGAAGAAGTTATTGATTATCCGCAGCGGCTTCAGGTGCTGTGGGCCAACGATTTTTTTTTCCTTACCGACCGCTACTACACCAATGGAGTTGAAATAGAATATCATCGTCAGCAATTAGGCAATTCAGTATTGTCCAGGTTGTTATTTGATCCGTTGGTGGATTCCAAACCCATTTACAGTCTGGTGCTAAAGCACGAGATATATACGCCTCGCAATGTGCTGGGCGATCCGTCGTTCAACGACCGCCCCTATGCCGGCGTATTGCTGCTGGGCTTCAAAGGAGCTTTTTACGATGTCGACCACCAGTATGTGCTGAGTTCTACCATACAGGCTGGCTTGTTGGGACGCTGGGCCGGTGGACAATTTGTGCAAAACGGAATCCATTTCTTGCTGCCAGCTTCCGAGCCAATCCCGGGATGGGACTTCCAGATACATCAGGATGTGCTGTTGAGTTACCTGGTGGATTATCAAAAACTTCTGCTTGATCGTGGAGATTTTCAAATTGACGCTTTGGCCGCTACCAGTCTGGGACTTCCTCTTACCGACTTTTCGGGTGGCATAAGGCTACGTTATGGAAAGGGCGTAACTTTCTTTACACCGCAGCATCTGTTGTCTGTCGAAGGGATGCAGTACAACTTTTTTGCTGAAGCCTCCGCACGTTATGTGGTGTACGACGCCACACTGCAAGGCGGCGTATTCAATCGTGGGAGTCCGCATACCATTGAAATAATCAATCCCCTTTTGGCGCAAGTGAAAGCCGGCGCATCTTTTCGTTACCATAAGGTAATTACAGAAATTGGTGGACAATGGGTTTCATCTAAATTTGAAAACGCTCTTTCGCATAAGTGGGGCTATTTTGTTATTGGGTTTCTGTTTTAA